The Euphorbia lathyris chromosome 2, ddEupLath1.1, whole genome shotgun sequence genome includes a window with the following:
- the LOC136217662 gene encoding universal stress protein PHOS32-like, with protein MDRINMKKNRKIVVAVDESKESMHALSWCMENLASPASNSNTTLVLLYVKPPSPVYSVFDAPGYLLSGDDLVSEVKKYSKASANSVMGRAEAIYRDYITNEKVERVVGSGDARDVICNIVDKLGADVLIMGSHGYGFFKRVLLGSVSDHCAKYAKCPVVIVKRYQEQI; from the exons ATGGATAGGATAAACATGAAGAAAAATAGGAAGATAGTAGTAGCAGTAGATGAAAGTAAAGAGAGTATGCATGCTCTGTCTTGGTGTATGGAAAATCTAGCATCCCCTGCTTCAAATTCAAATACAACACTTGTTCTTCTCTATGTCAAGCCTCCTTCTCCTGTTTACTCTGTCTTTGATGCTCCAG GGTATTTATTGTCCGGTGACGACCTAGTTTCAGAGGTGAAAAAATATAGCAAGGCATCGGCTAACTCAGTGATGGGAAGAGCAGAAGCTATTTATAGAGATTATATTACCAAT GAAAAGGTAGAGAGAGTAGTCGGAAGCGGAGATGCAAGAGATGTCATATGTAATATTGTTGACAAACTTGGAGCAGATGTTCTGATCATGGGAAGCCATGGTTATGGCTTCTTTAAAAG GGTTCTGCTTGGAAGCGTGAGCGACCATTGTGCCAAGTATGCAAAATGTCCGGTGGTGATCGTGAAGCGCTACCAGGAACAGATTTAG